Within the uncultured Bacteroides sp. genome, the region AATAAAAAAATATACTATGATATGCTAATAAACTGAGTAAAAAGTGAATTTAAAATACTAAAAAGCCTGTATTAGTCTAGTTTATTGATTAATACAGGCTACTGTTGTTTTCACCCTCCAAATATAGGGCATTTACAACTATAAAGCTTCACGGTGGTAAGTTTGTACGGTTGTTTTCACCCTCCAAATATAGGGCATTTACAACAAAGTGGTACACCGAAATAACCAATATTCCGTTGTTTTCACCCTGCAAATATAAGGCATTTACAACCAACAATAAACGGAAAAGTATTATGCATTGTTGTTTTTACCCTGTAAATATAGGGCATTTACAACTTATTGAGCAGAAAACAGACACGGTGACATTGTTGTTTTCACCCTGCAAATATAGGGCATTTACAACCAATGGCAACATGAACAACAACAATAAGTAGTTATTTCTACCCCACAAATATAGCAATAAAGAATTTCAATCCAACCCAACCAACAAAATCTTCTCCTCCATAATCCAAAATCATCAATCCAATCCCCACCCAATCTCCCCCCAAACCCCAATAAATAAAATCCATTCACCAATAAACCACCAACCATTCACCAATAATTTTTAGTAAATATTTCGCATAAAACAGCGTTAAAAACTAAGCCTCTTTGTGCATGGCAAAAGCTGGTTGAAAATTCCGTATATCGGAAAAAATAGTGTTAAAAATAAATTGGATTTATGTTTTAAGAATGAATATTTATACTTACGTTTGCAAACGTTTATAAAGTTTCTACTTTTAAACAAAACTAATTTAATAACAATAAAAAAAAGATCTAATGACTATTTCAACAAGCGCTTATGAGTTTCAGCTCAAAGGATGTATCCGTTTAACCAAATTGGCTGGAATGTATTTCCGTAACTGCTCGCGTGCCGATTTGGCCAGACGAATGTTTATTACTGCTATAGAAGAGGAGAAGGAGTTGTATGAGCAACTCAAAGCTATCGGTTTTTCTTTTGATAATGAGACTGTTAAGCCCAAACAGGTTACACTGATAGTAAACTACTGGGGGTATCCGGACGATTTTATAATTAACGGCCACAGGAAAGAGCATTCGGCTCACGAAATGAACCTTTAGCCCTTTGTACACCTGTATTTCTTTTCTTAAATGAACTAACACCCACAGGATTTATATTTTAATATAAATCTAATTCTAATATATTTCTTTGGCGCACATTGATCGGCACCAAAGAAATATATTAGTTTTATACCTCCCTATAATCCAACCACTTACAAGCATTGTGCATCGGCACTTTGACAAGCGCTTTTCTTCATCGTAAAATTAAGACATAAAACGGCCGTTTTCCTCCTATACCAAGCTGCAAAAAAGTGACAAAAGTGATTTTTTTGCTTAAAAGTGATTTTTCTGTCGAATCCTGCATTCACTATTTGGAGGCTATTGCATCTACACTTACTTTTGCTTCACGAAAAACAAATAACAAAGTTTGCCAACTTTAAATTTTAATACTGAAATTACACTTATGGAAAATGAAATTCTGCCTTTCGGGGCACTTACCAGTGGCTATGTGCTTATACCCAAAAAGCTGCTTACGTATAATTTTAACAATAGAGACACCAGTTTATCTTACCTCGAAGCTTTCCTCACAGTGCTGGCCAAGGTAAATTTTGCGGATAATGAGGCTACCATAAGCGGACGTAAGATAATGTGCAAGCGTGGGGAATCGCTGCTTTCATATCCTTCGTGGGCAAAATTATTTAACTGGACGGTGGGCAAAACACGCTGCTTTTTCAGGAAAATGGTGAAGGAGAAGCTTATTGCCATCATCCCCGTGATGTACAGGGTGAAGCTTATCAAGGTGACCGATTATGATGCGTTGACGGGTAAGCGGAAAACCGCGAAGAATATGGCTGCAGAGGATGTGTGCGCTCCGGAAATCTCCAAAGCGGAGAAGATTGCCCAAAAAGACCAGAAGTTCTATCAATTCTGGGATGCGTATCACAGAACAACGGGACTGGAGGCTAATGACATTGGCATGGCAATTATTCTCTGGAAGCGTCTTACAAAAGATGAAAAAGAGCTGGCCATCAGCAAAATTGAGCCTTATTGCAGGCGGATAAACAACACTCAGTTCTACAAAACTGCCGTCAATTACCTGAAAGCGAAATGTTTCTATAACGAACGATTATAAATTTAATACCTGAAAAACAACATGGAAAAAAATATTGTTTTGCCTTTTGATTGTGATTCCGAAGAAGTGGTACTTGGTGCCGCAATGCTCGAAGTGAAAGCGATGCCCGAAGTGGTTCAGTATCTTCGCCCGGAGATGTTTTACTATGATAATCACCGCATTATATTCACCGCCCTGATGCGCATGTACAATGAGCGGAGAAACATTGACCTTATCACCGTGGCCGATGAGCTGCGCCGCCACGATGAGCTGGAGAAGGTGGGCGGTCCGTTTTACATCACCAAGCTGTGC harbors:
- a CDS encoding DUF4248 domain-containing protein — translated: MTISTSAYEFQLKGCIRLTKLAGMYFRNCSRADLARRMFITAIEEEKELYEQLKAIGFSFDNETVKPKQVTLIVNYWGYPDDFIINGHRKEHSAHEMNL